The following are from one region of the Stigmatella ashevillena genome:
- a CDS encoding Ig-like domain-containing protein has product MNRPPVFTSVPTASSTDLDEQTSILLSVSASDPDGDPLTYSWGGTDLTGMGPPVPGTFSDPTLPTPTWTAPNIHFRDREYMLSVTVSDGRGGTVKRAVYVIVFWIDEPPTVEQLTGPTTLVSGQQGLFTVAAADPELDMLWFSWGQRLPAAPLGSFSPIMGPEEEEHASMYWTAPTVSEETLFILNVWVTDDSSPSEERTLTVHVTPAELP; this is encoded by the coding sequence GTGAACCGCCCGCCCGTCTTCACCTCGGTCCCCACGGCCTCCTCCACGGACCTGGACGAGCAGACCTCCATTCTCCTGTCCGTCAGTGCCTCGGATCCGGACGGAGATCCGCTCACCTACAGTTGGGGGGGGACGGATCTGACGGGCATGGGCCCGCCCGTGCCTGGCACCTTCAGCGATCCCACCCTGCCCACCCCCACCTGGACCGCCCCCAACATCCACTTCCGGGACAGAGAGTACATGCTCAGCGTCACCGTCTCGGACGGACGGGGCGGCACGGTGAAGCGCGCTGTCTACGTCATCGTCTTCTGGATCGACGAGCCGCCCACGGTGGAGCAGCTCACGGGGCCTACCACCCTCGTCTCAGGGCAACAGGGACTCTTCACGGTCGCCGCGGCGGATCCGGAACTCGACATGCTCTGGTTTTCGTGGGGTCAGCGGCTGCCGGCCGCACCGCTGGGGAGTTTCTCGCCCATCATGGGGCCCGAGGAGGAGGAGCACGCCTCCATGTACTGGACCGCTCCCACCGTGAGCGAAGAGACCCTGTTCATCCTCAACGTCTGGGTGACCGACGATTCGAGCCCGTCCGAGGAGAGAACCCTCACCGTGCACGTCACCCCTGCTGAGCTGCCGTAG
- a CDS encoding 50S ribosomal protein L11 methyltransferase, with translation MSQTYLSLTVELPEAQSESVQDVLHEAGATGLEVRDREAPPMPGVRGPNPGEAIVIAYFEEAEIAEAARAQVAEDFAEARVLLEEKPQQDWSNEWKALIKSVQVGRLWVGPPWEAAQAPQDRTRIVIEPKMAFGTGDHPTTSLCLAAIDTYMASHPGASVLDVGTGTGVLAIAAKKLGAGRVVGTDNDPTSVELALENADVNNTLDVELSGKGLEQVPGTFDLVVANILANTLIALAPLIAPKVKERLVLAGVLAPQKAEVEAAYRAQGLTPEPGAAQGEWVRLDFHR, from the coding sequence ATGTCCCAGACCTATTTGTCCCTCACCGTGGAGTTGCCGGAAGCCCAGTCCGAGTCCGTTCAGGATGTGCTCCACGAGGCCGGTGCCACGGGCCTCGAGGTGCGCGACCGGGAGGCCCCCCCCATGCCGGGCGTGCGCGGCCCCAATCCGGGCGAGGCCATCGTCATCGCGTACTTCGAGGAGGCCGAGATCGCCGAGGCCGCCCGCGCCCAGGTGGCCGAGGACTTCGCCGAGGCCCGCGTCCTGCTCGAGGAGAAGCCCCAGCAAGACTGGAGCAATGAGTGGAAGGCGCTCATCAAGTCCGTGCAGGTGGGGCGGTTGTGGGTCGGCCCCCCCTGGGAAGCAGCCCAAGCGCCCCAGGACCGCACCCGCATCGTCATCGAGCCGAAGATGGCCTTCGGCACCGGAGACCACCCGACGACGTCCCTGTGCCTGGCCGCCATCGACACGTACATGGCCTCGCACCCCGGGGCGAGCGTGCTGGACGTGGGCACAGGCACGGGCGTGCTGGCCATCGCGGCGAAGAAGCTGGGGGCCGGCCGCGTGGTGGGCACCGACAATGATCCGACGTCCGTGGAGCTCGCCCTCGAGAATGCCGACGTCAACAACACCCTGGACGTGGAGCTGTCCGGCAAGGGGTTGGAGCAAGTCCCAGGAACGTTCGATCTGGTGGTGGCCAACATCCTGGCCAACACGCTCATCGCCCTGGCGCCGCTCATCGCGCCCAAGGTGAAGGAGCGGCTCGTGCTGGCGGGGGTGCTGGCCCCGCAGAAGGCCGAGGTGGAAGCCGCCTACCGCGCCCAGGGGCTCACCCCGGAGCCCGGTGCGGCCCAGGGCGAATGGGTGCGGCTGGACTTTCACCGCTGA
- a CDS encoding M16 family metallopeptidase has translation MPLRYALSNGLTVVFEEQHAAKVAAFQVWVKVGSADERPDQAGLAHLHEHMLFKGTERRGPGEIARDVEAHGGEINAWTSFDQTVYHIVIASQFARMGLDILGDAVRRSAFDADELAREREVVCEEIKRSQDTPSRRASRDLFSTAYAVHPYRHPVIGTEESVRSFTREKVLEFYHRYYSPKNLVLSVVGDLKEAELREWVEDIFGGDWGRPFEGLKPRVPEPTVTSRRLLLRQDDVKEAYLHVGFGIPQAEHPDVPALDVLAMLAGQGDSSRLALEVKRKRSLVNDIHASAYTPRDPGLFTASLTLPPANLASALEETVRVLAELRTQPVPAEELATVKALIEAEAIYQRETVQGLARKLGYYQSSMDGLEAEARYYEAVARLTPEDVRAVAERYLRFEHAVLTGLLPRGTAFDEAQARDILDRALHEAPTLRGDRRPRKTVAEPPMRIGRASSVSAAKVMEERLPSGARLLIREERAVPLFAVRAVFPGGLRYETVADNGITTLLGRTLTRGTPTHDAEEISHLIDAYAGSLSGQGGRNSVGLRGEFLSRHFEPAFRLFADCLLNPAFPEAEVKRERGLMLQDILTREDKPSGLAFELFSKTLFRSHPYRMPSLGESASVEKLGPEALSAWHSAHMDPSQLTLSVVGDVKAEEVVALARELFGTSKGRAVAPPQVPLEAPPEAPRQEKRVLSRAQAHLVLGFQGARVSDPWRHSLEVLSTLLSGQGGRLFIELRDKRSMAYSVSSFSMEGVDPGYFAIYMGTSPEKLDAALAGIRTELERVRDEPVPEAELARAKQHLIGTHEIGLQRNGARAALIALDACYGLGQENFLHYAERVAAVTAEDVRTAARRVIDFNQSALTIVGP, from the coding sequence ATGCCCCTCCGCTATGCACTCTCCAATGGGCTCACCGTTGTCTTCGAGGAGCAGCACGCCGCCAAGGTCGCGGCCTTCCAAGTCTGGGTGAAGGTCGGCAGCGCCGACGAGCGTCCGGACCAGGCAGGGCTCGCTCACCTGCACGAGCACATGCTCTTCAAGGGCACGGAGCGCCGGGGCCCGGGCGAGATTGCCCGGGACGTGGAGGCGCACGGCGGGGAGATCAACGCCTGGACGTCCTTCGACCAGACGGTCTACCACATCGTCATCGCCAGCCAGTTCGCCCGGATGGGGCTCGACATCCTGGGAGATGCCGTGAGGCGTTCGGCCTTCGACGCTGACGAGCTGGCGAGGGAGCGCGAGGTGGTGTGCGAGGAGATCAAGCGCAGCCAGGACACACCGTCCCGGCGCGCTTCGAGGGACCTGTTCTCCACCGCCTACGCCGTGCACCCGTACCGGCACCCCGTCATCGGCACCGAGGAGAGCGTGCGCAGCTTCACGCGCGAGAAGGTGCTCGAGTTCTACCACCGGTATTACTCGCCGAAGAACCTGGTGCTCTCGGTGGTGGGAGACCTGAAGGAAGCGGAGCTGCGGGAGTGGGTGGAGGACATCTTCGGCGGGGACTGGGGCCGGCCCTTCGAGGGGCTGAAGCCGCGGGTCCCGGAGCCGACCGTCACGAGCCGTCGCCTGTTGCTGCGCCAGGACGATGTGAAGGAGGCCTACCTCCACGTGGGCTTCGGCATCCCTCAAGCGGAGCACCCGGACGTGCCCGCCCTGGACGTGTTGGCGATGCTCGCGGGCCAGGGGGACTCGTCCCGGCTGGCGCTGGAGGTCAAGCGCAAGAGGAGCCTCGTCAACGACATCCACGCCTCGGCCTACACGCCCCGGGATCCGGGCCTGTTCACCGCGTCGCTCACCTTGCCCCCGGCGAACCTGGCCAGTGCCCTCGAGGAGACGGTCCGCGTGCTGGCCGAGCTGCGCACGCAGCCGGTGCCCGCCGAGGAACTCGCCACGGTGAAGGCCCTCATCGAAGCGGAGGCCATCTATCAGCGCGAGACGGTGCAGGGGCTGGCGCGCAAGCTGGGCTATTACCAGTCCAGCATGGATGGGCTGGAGGCGGAGGCGCGCTACTACGAGGCGGTGGCCCGGCTCACCCCAGAGGACGTGCGCGCCGTGGCCGAGCGGTACCTCCGCTTCGAGCACGCGGTGCTCACCGGGCTATTGCCCCGAGGCACCGCCTTCGATGAGGCCCAGGCCCGGGACATCCTCGACCGGGCGCTGCACGAGGCTCCCACCCTGAGAGGGGACCGTCGGCCGCGCAAAACGGTGGCCGAGCCCCCCATGCGCATCGGGCGCGCTTCCTCGGTGAGCGCGGCGAAGGTGATGGAGGAGCGGCTGCCCTCGGGAGCCCGCCTGCTCATCCGCGAAGAGCGCGCCGTTCCCCTCTTCGCCGTGCGCGCGGTGTTCCCGGGCGGACTGCGCTACGAGACGGTGGCGGACAACGGCATCACCACGCTGCTGGGGCGCACCCTCACACGCGGCACCCCCACCCACGACGCGGAGGAGATCTCCCACCTCATCGACGCGTACGCGGGCTCGCTCTCTGGCCAAGGCGGACGGAACTCGGTGGGCCTGCGGGGTGAGTTCCTCTCGCGGCACTTCGAGCCGGCCTTCCGCCTCTTCGCCGACTGCTTGCTGAACCCGGCCTTCCCGGAGGCCGAGGTGAAGCGCGAGCGCGGCCTCATGCTGCAAGACATCCTCACCCGCGAGGACAAACCCTCGGGCCTGGCCTTCGAGCTGTTCAGCAAGACGCTGTTCCGCTCGCATCCCTACCGCATGCCCTCTCTGGGTGAGAGCGCCTCGGTGGAGAAGCTGGGGCCCGAGGCGCTGAGCGCCTGGCACAGCGCGCACATGGATCCTTCCCAGCTCACCCTGAGCGTGGTGGGGGATGTGAAAGCGGAGGAAGTGGTGGCCCTGGCGCGGGAGTTGTTCGGGACCTCGAAGGGCCGCGCGGTGGCTCCTCCTCAGGTGCCCCTGGAGGCGCCCCCCGAGGCCCCTCGCCAGGAAAAGCGGGTCCTGTCGCGAGCGCAGGCGCACCTCGTGCTGGGCTTCCAGGGAGCCCGTGTCTCAGACCCGTGGCGCCACTCGCTGGAAGTGCTGTCCACGCTGTTGTCCGGCCAGGGCGGGCGGCTCTTCATCGAGCTGCGCGACAAACGCTCCATGGCCTACAGCGTCAGCAGCTTCTCGATGGAGGGCGTGGATCCGGGGTACTTCGCCATCTACATGGGCACGAGCCCCGAGAAGCTGGACGCGGCGCTGGCCGGGATTCGCACGGAGCTGGAGCGGGTCCGGGACGAGCCGGTGCCCGAGGCGGAGCTGGCCCGCGCCAAGCAACACCTCATCGGCACGCACGAGATTGGCCTGCAACGCAATGGGGCCCGCGCCGCGCTCATCGCCCTGGATGCCTGCTATGGCCTGGGCCAGGAGAACTTCCTCCATTACGCGGAGCGGGTGGCGGCAGTGACCGCGGAGGATGTGCGGACGGCCGCGCGCCGGGTCATCGACTTCAACCAGAGCGCGCTCACCATCGTCGGGCCGTGA
- a CDS encoding gliding motility protein, with translation MASPMEEVDPLADLRESMLEGDASLAATPSEHLSPPSMTPPPLPPKKAVPAPPSVPAPSSVIRPSGSAPAVTSSPVRASRGTGGADPFGEPPEPRMTMGSAPEEKLEFFRLVLKQKTETLARARTLYEEKETELFALRQSVNLLQKDVSTAKKEALDTKGQLGGLKDLPQRLAEAKESLARQEKRATTAELRVAELEVELQGVEADRKDLSRALADVEAEVPGFQDELRSEREARASLAEELIGAKEALSLAQDRVADLAAEKSEAQGTMEAVQEQYQAALADLERMTGELQAATAEREELTVRTGQLEAALAEATGSLSALESESDWSRSSLEEAQGRAQLSEVERDEARAEAATLRQQLEALEGTKATLQKRVAELERNLAFKDADLIGVRAALSARTAEAGSLIGRAESAESHLASLKEKKEALEAEVLALTERAQAAEVEVSSLKGALEAAEAEQVMLRDRLDSEGAALTDAAQAAELQVEELSAALEEVRAEREAAAAQVASLQAERDGLSERVASLEAGDAEQGSQVEALNTALEVVRAQSEDSVQRLNQRVKMLEGALETARSEAAAAAKKASSESMASENSMRTLRKKEEEASRARTELEQKLAQVEAKLQGGKSERTGLELKLAEVEMVLQTEQSERASLEQRLSEAEAALQAEQSGRTALEQQLAEAQSAPGTGAASEELVAERDKLKADVAAMKRKLVQAESALEMAASYKAKVARLEAQLKAVGK, from the coding sequence ATGGCATCACCCATGGAAGAGGTGGATCCTCTTGCGGATCTGCGCGAGAGCATGCTGGAGGGGGATGCTTCCCTGGCTGCCACACCTTCCGAGCATCTATCGCCGCCCTCCATGACCCCTCCTCCCCTGCCTCCCAAAAAGGCGGTTCCGGCCCCTCCGTCCGTCCCTGCGCCCTCCTCGGTCATCCGGCCCTCGGGCAGTGCGCCCGCGGTGACGTCCTCTCCGGTCAGGGCCAGCCGGGGCACCGGGGGGGCGGACCCCTTTGGCGAGCCCCCCGAGCCCCGGATGACCATGGGGTCGGCGCCCGAGGAGAAGCTCGAGTTCTTCCGCCTGGTGCTCAAGCAGAAGACGGAGACCCTGGCCCGCGCCCGCACCCTTTATGAGGAGAAGGAGACGGAGCTGTTCGCGCTGCGCCAGTCCGTCAACCTCCTTCAGAAGGATGTCTCCACCGCGAAGAAGGAGGCCCTGGACACCAAGGGCCAGCTGGGCGGACTGAAGGACCTGCCGCAGCGGCTCGCCGAGGCGAAGGAGTCCCTGGCCCGGCAGGAGAAGCGCGCCACCACGGCCGAGCTGCGCGTGGCGGAGCTGGAAGTCGAGCTGCAAGGGGTGGAGGCGGACCGGAAGGATCTCTCGCGGGCCCTGGCGGACGTCGAGGCGGAGGTGCCGGGCTTCCAGGACGAGCTGCGTTCGGAGCGGGAGGCCCGCGCGTCGCTGGCCGAGGAGCTCATCGGTGCCAAGGAAGCCTTGTCCTTGGCTCAGGACCGGGTGGCGGACCTGGCCGCGGAGAAGTCCGAGGCCCAGGGCACGATGGAGGCCGTCCAGGAGCAGTACCAGGCGGCCCTCGCGGACCTGGAGCGGATGACGGGGGAGTTGCAGGCGGCCACCGCGGAGCGCGAAGAGCTGACGGTGCGCACCGGCCAGTTGGAAGCGGCGCTGGCCGAGGCCACCGGCTCGTTGAGCGCGCTGGAGAGCGAGAGCGATTGGTCGCGCAGCTCGCTGGAAGAAGCACAGGGCCGTGCCCAGCTCTCCGAGGTGGAGCGGGACGAGGCCCGGGCGGAAGCGGCCACGCTGCGCCAGCAACTGGAGGCGCTGGAGGGCACCAAGGCCACCCTCCAGAAGCGGGTGGCCGAGCTGGAGCGCAACCTCGCCTTCAAGGACGCGGACCTGATCGGGGTGCGTGCGGCGCTGTCGGCCCGCACGGCGGAGGCAGGCTCGCTGATTGGCCGGGCGGAGTCGGCCGAATCCCACCTGGCCTCGCTCAAGGAGAAGAAGGAAGCGCTGGAGGCGGAAGTCCTCGCGCTCACCGAGCGGGCGCAGGCCGCGGAGGTGGAGGTGTCCTCGCTCAAGGGCGCGCTGGAGGCCGCCGAGGCCGAGCAGGTGATGCTGCGGGACCGGCTGGACTCGGAAGGGGCAGCCCTGACCGATGCGGCGCAGGCCGCCGAGCTTCAGGTGGAGGAGCTGTCCGCGGCGCTGGAGGAAGTCCGGGCGGAGCGTGAGGCGGCCGCCGCTCAGGTGGCCTCGCTCCAGGCGGAACGGGATGGCCTGAGCGAGCGGGTGGCTTCCCTGGAAGCGGGCGACGCCGAGCAGGGCTCGCAGGTGGAGGCGCTCAACACGGCGCTGGAGGTGGTGCGCGCGCAATCCGAGGACTCGGTCCAGCGGCTGAACCAGCGGGTGAAGATGCTGGAAGGGGCGCTGGAGACAGCGCGGAGCGAGGCCGCGGCTGCGGCGAAGAAGGCCTCCTCCGAGAGCATGGCCTCCGAGAACTCGATGCGGACGCTCCGCAAGAAAGAGGAGGAGGCCTCGCGGGCCCGGACGGAGCTGGAGCAGAAGCTGGCCCAGGTGGAGGCGAAGCTCCAGGGTGGAAAGTCCGAGCGCACCGGCTTGGAGCTGAAGCTGGCCGAGGTGGAGATGGTGCTCCAGACGGAGCAGTCCGAGCGCGCGTCGTTGGAGCAGCGGCTCTCCGAGGCCGAGGCGGCCCTCCAAGCGGAGCAGTCCGGACGGACGGCGCTGGAGCAGCAACTGGCCGAGGCGCAGTCCGCCCCGGGCACGGGCGCGGCCTCCGAGGAGCTCGTGGCAGAGCGGGACAAGCTCAAGGCGGATGTCGCGGCGATGAAGCGCAAGCTGGTGCAGGCGGAGTCCGCCCTCGAAATGGCCGCCAGCTACAAGGCGAAGGTCGCCCGGCTGGAGGCGCAGTTGAAGGCGGTCGGCAAGTAA
- the hemW gene encoding radical SAM family heme chaperone HemW — MPFSSPTDLYTGMPAARFGLYLHFPYCLAKCPYCDFAVAVARQVPEERYAHAVLAELDARLAATPALRERSLESIFLGGGTPSLWHPRWVAQVLEGIAARMKVAPGAEVSLEANPEAADAERFEGYQSAGVNRLSLGVQSFQPETLKALGRAHDAASVEAAFRAARRAKFTVVSMDFIYGAHGQTRAQVEADARQAVALEPEHLSTYALTLEREELAEDTPLAKRLARGEVALPPDDEVVDMAAALREVYAAHGLHRYEISNHARPGYSSRHNTLYWTGGEYLALGVGATGMLHVPSAHRYVNLRSTEAYLRAVEQGSLPEASREALSPGDLFAERLSMGLRLRSGVDWEALCGAYGQDAQPRRVEVARLVQHGLALWQEHRLVLTEVGADLHSAICAKLL, encoded by the coding sequence ATGCCGTTCTCTTCCCCCACGGACCTCTATACCGGGATGCCAGCGGCCCGCTTCGGGCTGTACCTCCACTTCCCGTACTGCCTGGCGAAGTGCCCGTATTGCGACTTCGCGGTGGCGGTGGCGCGCCAGGTGCCAGAGGAGCGCTACGCGCACGCGGTCCTGGCGGAGTTGGACGCCCGGCTGGCGGCCACGCCCGCGCTGCGGGAGCGGTCTCTGGAGTCGATCTTCCTGGGCGGAGGCACCCCTTCGCTGTGGCACCCACGGTGGGTGGCGCAGGTGCTGGAGGGCATCGCGGCGAGAATGAAGGTGGCCCCCGGGGCGGAGGTGTCGCTGGAGGCCAACCCGGAGGCAGCAGATGCGGAGCGCTTCGAGGGTTATCAATCGGCGGGGGTGAACCGGCTGTCGCTGGGGGTGCAGTCCTTCCAGCCGGAGACGCTGAAGGCGCTGGGCCGGGCGCACGATGCGGCCAGCGTGGAAGCGGCTTTCCGGGCGGCGCGGCGGGCGAAGTTCACCGTGGTGTCCATGGACTTCATCTATGGGGCGCACGGGCAGACGCGGGCCCAGGTGGAGGCGGATGCGCGGCAGGCGGTGGCGCTGGAGCCCGAGCACCTGTCCACCTACGCGCTGACGCTGGAGCGCGAGGAACTGGCCGAGGACACGCCGCTGGCGAAGCGGCTGGCGCGAGGGGAAGTGGCGCTTCCGCCAGACGATGAGGTGGTGGACATGGCCGCCGCGCTGCGCGAGGTGTACGCGGCGCACGGACTCCACCGCTATGAAATCTCCAACCACGCGCGGCCGGGGTACAGCTCACGGCACAACACGCTCTACTGGACGGGGGGCGAGTATTTGGCGCTGGGGGTAGGGGCCACGGGAATGCTGCACGTGCCCTCTGCGCACCGCTACGTGAACCTGCGGAGCACGGAGGCCTACCTGCGCGCGGTGGAGCAGGGGAGCCTGCCGGAGGCGAGCCGCGAGGCCTTGTCTCCTGGGGATCTCTTCGCGGAGCGGTTGTCCATGGGCCTGCGGCTGCGCTCGGGCGTGGACTGGGAGGCCCTGTGTGGGGCCTATGGCCAGGATGCCCAGCCGCGTCGCGTGGAGGTGGCCCGGCTGGTGCAACACGGACTGGCCCTGTGGCAGGAGCATCGGCTGGTGCTCACGGAGGTGGGCGCGGACCTGCACAGTGCCATCTGCGCGAAGCTGCTCTGA
- a CDS encoding acetyl-CoA hydrolase/transferase C-terminal domain-containing protein, producing MTSTLQERIENPFLRTKVVPVEEAVKHITDGHTIVISGFTKSGEPKTVLPALAYHFSQTAPDSRITLLSGASLSEDVEGPLAPFIRKRGPYMSSAASRKRIHTGEMDFTDVHLSAFARNLMYGFYGDIDVAVVEVSRIRPDGSLILTSSVGVSVEALARAKKIILEVNTAVPDYTGFHDIVLPTVHPKVGWPLPLVNVRDRIGTPYVEFDLHKVVAVVESRTPDHPVAFKATSDTDTRIAQNVIAFLLQCREQFQWGKRLPPIQSGVGNVANAIIGELYDSPFQKIRFWTEVFQDGMLRYIEDDAKFECASSTAVSFSAEGRQRFQHLFERCRDRLVLRPMWLSNSPEIISRLFVIAMNTPIEVDMYGHVNSTHIDGSRIVNGLGGSGDFFRNAYLSIVHTPSTRRLRDGRTVSCVMPYVRHIDHTEHDIKCVVTEHGYALNIDIRSPKRRAMDIIDRCAHPHFRPLLHAYLKMAGPGDEPRATDMKALEGWWAEYDAACRTFPASAAGASSSGE from the coding sequence GTGACGAGCACGCTCCAGGAGCGCATCGAGAACCCCTTCCTTCGGACGAAGGTGGTTCCGGTCGAGGAGGCGGTGAAACACATCACCGACGGACACACCATCGTCATCAGCGGCTTCACCAAGTCGGGTGAGCCCAAAACGGTCCTCCCCGCCCTGGCCTACCACTTCTCCCAGACGGCTCCGGACTCGCGCATCACCCTGCTGTCCGGCGCCTCGCTGTCGGAGGATGTGGAAGGGCCTCTGGCCCCCTTCATCCGCAAGCGCGGGCCGTACATGTCCTCGGCCGCCTCGCGCAAGCGCATCCACACCGGGGAGATGGACTTCACCGACGTCCACCTGTCGGCCTTCGCGCGCAACCTGATGTACGGCTTCTATGGGGACATCGACGTGGCGGTGGTGGAGGTGTCCCGCATCCGCCCGGATGGCAGCCTCATCCTCACCTCCTCGGTGGGGGTCAGCGTCGAGGCGCTCGCGCGCGCCAAGAAGATCATCCTGGAGGTCAACACGGCGGTGCCCGACTACACGGGCTTTCACGACATCGTCCTGCCCACGGTGCACCCCAAGGTGGGCTGGCCGCTGCCGCTGGTGAACGTGAGGGACCGCATCGGCACCCCTTATGTGGAGTTCGACCTCCACAAGGTGGTGGCCGTCGTGGAGTCCCGTACGCCGGATCACCCGGTCGCATTCAAGGCCACGAGCGACACGGACACGCGCATCGCACAGAACGTCATCGCCTTCCTGCTTCAGTGCCGCGAGCAGTTCCAGTGGGGCAAGCGCCTGCCACCCATCCAGTCCGGGGTGGGCAACGTGGCCAATGCCATCATCGGTGAGCTGTATGACTCGCCCTTCCAGAAAATCCGTTTCTGGACCGAGGTGTTCCAGGACGGAATGCTGCGCTACATCGAGGACGACGCGAAGTTCGAGTGTGCCTCGTCCACCGCCGTGTCCTTCTCGGCCGAGGGGCGCCAGCGCTTCCAGCACTTGTTCGAGCGCTGCCGGGACCGGCTGGTGCTCCGGCCCATGTGGCTGTCCAACAGCCCGGAGATCATCTCCCGCCTGTTCGTCATCGCGATGAATACACCCATCGAGGTGGACATGTATGGGCACGTCAACTCCACCCACATCGACGGCTCACGCATCGTCAATGGCTTGGGCGGCTCGGGGGATTTCTTCCGCAATGCCTACCTGAGCATCGTCCACACGCCCTCTACCCGGCGGCTGCGCGACGGGCGGACGGTGAGCTGCGTCATGCCGTATGTGCGGCACATCGACCACACGGAGCACGACATCAAGTGTGTCGTCACCGAGCACGGCTACGCCCTCAACATAGACATCCGCTCACCGAAGCGGCGGGCCATGGACATCATCGACCGCTGCGCCCACCCGCACTTCCGGCCGCTGCTGCACGCGTACCTGAAGATGGCGGGCCCGGGGGATGAACCCCGGGCCACGGACATGAAAGCCTTGGAGGGCTGGTGGGCGGAGTACGACGCCGCCTGCCGCACCTTCCCCGCCTCGGCGGCCGGGGCGTCCTCTTCGGGCGAGTAG
- a CDS encoding family 16 glycosylhydrolase: MALNFKKAMGSRWVLMMGVGSMLLGAPACAPESDVAPAPTGEAKQSVQAPIGQTIWLKSCLTGKFVSADGNLGANSPLVADRATTAGWEHFQVVDAGGGTIALRVAETQKYVSADTNVAGRLVADRTTIGDWERFTWVEFADGNIGLLAKSTGKYVSTDTNRGANAPLYADRTTAGCWESFSIGIVGGGGGGGGKWVQIWGDEFDGTAVNTANWSYITNIHVNNEQQQYTTSGNNVQVSNGTLKLIARRENNNGYPFTSGRLETAGKKQFTHGAVEARLKMPVGPGLWPAFWMLGHDINSVGWPNCGELDIMENVGYGDWVSMALHGPGYSGNTPINGRYTFPSGNGISNWHTYRVEYAPTEIKWFVDGNLYKTVTKADVTRYGAWQYDKAQYIILNLAVGGGYPAGVNGATTPYYGVPQSTADLITRTPQVFEIDYVRAFQWQ; the protein is encoded by the coding sequence ATGGCTTTGAACTTCAAGAAGGCGATGGGAAGCCGTTGGGTCCTGATGATGGGCGTCGGGAGCATGCTGTTGGGAGCCCCCGCGTGCGCGCCCGAGAGCGACGTTGCCCCCGCCCCCACGGGCGAGGCGAAGCAATCCGTTCAGGCCCCCATCGGGCAGACGATTTGGCTCAAGTCCTGTCTGACTGGGAAGTTTGTCTCCGCGGATGGCAACCTCGGCGCGAACTCGCCCCTGGTGGCTGACCGCGCCACGACGGCCGGCTGGGAGCACTTCCAGGTGGTCGACGCGGGCGGCGGCACCATCGCGCTGCGCGTCGCCGAGACGCAAAAGTACGTCTCGGCCGACACGAACGTGGCCGGCCGGCTCGTCGCGGACCGCACCACCATCGGCGATTGGGAGCGCTTCACGTGGGTGGAGTTCGCCGACGGCAACATCGGCCTGCTTGCCAAGAGCACCGGCAAGTACGTATCGACCGACACGAACCGTGGGGCGAACGCGCCGCTGTACGCGGACCGCACCACCGCGGGCTGCTGGGAGTCGTTCTCCATCGGCATCGTGGGCGGCGGCGGGGGCGGCGGGGGCAAGTGGGTGCAGATCTGGGGCGATGAGTTCGACGGCACCGCCGTGAACACCGCCAACTGGAGCTACATCACCAACATCCACGTCAACAACGAGCAGCAGCAGTACACCACTTCGGGCAACAACGTGCAGGTGAGCAACGGCACGCTGAAGCTCATCGCCCGTCGCGAGAACAACAACGGCTACCCCTTCACCTCCGGCCGACTGGAGACCGCGGGCAAGAAGCAGTTCACCCACGGCGCCGTCGAGGCACGGCTGAAGATGCCGGTGGGCCCGGGCCTGTGGCCGGCATTCTGGATGCTGGGTCACGACATCAACTCGGTGGGCTGGCCGAACTGCGGCGAGCTCGACATCATGGAGAACGTCGGCTACGGCGACTGGGTCTCCATGGCACTGCACGGGCCGGGCTACTCGGGCAACACGCCCATCAACGGGCGCTACACCTTCCCCTCCGGCAATGGGATCAGCAACTGGCACACGTACCGCGTCGAGTACGCGCCCACCGAAATCAAGTGGTTCGTTGACGGCAACCTCTACAAGACCGTGACGAAGGCCGATGTCACCCGGTACGGCGCCTGGCAGTACGACAAGGCCCAGTACATCATCCTGAACCTGGCGGTGGGCGGTGGCTACCCGGCCGGTGTCAACGGGGCGACCACGCCGTACTACGGCGTGCCCCAGTCCACGGCGGACCTCATCACCCGGACGCCGCAGGTGTTCGAGATCGACTACGTGCGCGCCTTCCAGTGGCAGTAG
- a CDS encoding YtxH domain-containing protein encodes MTKKALLAVAMLGTLVMGAGCHRNTKESAKNDAERAADKTEEAADDAGDKIKDTVEDAGDKIEDATDK; translated from the coding sequence ATGACGAAGAAGGCACTGCTGGCGGTGGCGATGCTGGGAACCCTGGTGATGGGGGCGGGCTGTCACCGCAATACGAAGGAGAGCGCGAAGAACGACGCGGAGCGCGCCGCGGACAAGACCGAGGAGGCTGCGGATGACGCGGGCGACAAGATCAAGGACACCGTCGAGGACGCGGGCGACAAGATCGAGGACGCGACCGACAAGTAG